The Vicia villosa cultivar HV-30 ecotype Madison, WI linkage group LG1, Vvil1.0, whole genome shotgun sequence genome includes a region encoding these proteins:
- the LOC131595748 gene encoding uncharacterized protein LOC131595748: MEIDELKSGMIKLTEMMQVLMARTDPPQRTVISEVSTAVVDPLQIFQPPVFSEPPPVVHTTAQAVPARYDNPLYDYRSAGSRSVSQGDCGEVEEVREQYQALEKRLRAMEGNNFFSVNADNMGLVSNLVMPSKFKNMAQKEKESFKEYAQRWRELASQVEPPLSEKELTSLFMDTLSPFFWEKMIGSVSSNFTDLVTIGQRLEEGIRKGKVSVAVDSSKKPFGGFQKKKENETNAVSDDRRRFHRRPQNGDQPYVSAVTPVRVQAPQPQVANQNQNRDRTHFDPIPMTYTDLYPALVRKGLGARVG; encoded by the exons atggaaattgatgagttgaaatcaGGCATGATTAAGCTTACCGAGATGATGCAAGTGTTGATGGCTAGGACTGATCCACCTCAGAGGACTGTTATTTCCGAAGTCTCCACTGCTGTTGTTGATCCTTTACAG ATATTCCAACCTCCGGTCTTTTCTGAACCTCCACCTGTTGTTCATACTACTGCTCAAGCTGTTCCAGCTCGTTATGACAATCCTCTCTATGATTACCGTTCTGCTGGTTCTCGAAGTGTTAGTCAAGGAGATTGTGGTGAAGTTGAAGAAGTCCGTGAGCAATATCAGGCATTGGAAAAgagactaagagctatggaaggAAACAATTTCTTTAGTGTGAATGCTGATAACATGGGTCTCGTTTCAAATCTTGTCATGCCttccaagttcaaa AATATGGCTCAGAAGGAAAAGGAatctttcaaggaatatgctcaacgttggagagaattgGCTTCCCAAGTTGAACCACCTTTGTCTGAGAAGGAATTAACTAGCTTGTTCATGGATACCCTTTCTCCTTtcttttgggagaagatgattggaagtgtgtcttcaaaCTTCACTGATTTGGTAACAattggtcaaaggctagaagAAGGAATCAGGAAAGGAAAAGTGTCTGTTGCTGTTGATTCTTCAAAGAAACCTTTTGGGggcttccaaaagaagaaagagaatgagactaatgctgtGTCAGATGACAGAAGAAGATTTCACCGTAGACCtcaaaatggtgatcaaccttatgtatcTGCTGTCACTCCTGTGCgagttcaagctcctcaacctcagGTTGCCAACCAGAATCAGAATCGCGATAGGACTCACTTCGATCCTATTCCTATGACTTACACTGACCTATATCCCGCGCTGGTCCGAAAAG GCCTTggtgcaagagttggttag